CTAAATATTTAACGTTGTCTACTGGAGCCAAACCATCTTCATTATTAAGGTGTTTTCGCCATATGGGCGATGTTATTCCTCTATATAAATAGTGATACCCATCTTTCTTCATTCCTCGCATAAAATCCTCATTACTCTCTTCTCCTTGTATGCTCCCACAGGCTTTATTGTTGACTGCTGGATATATTAGACATAATTCACTAATTTTCTTTTCAAATCTAGGTAAGAGTGGAATATAACTACCTCCAAAACTTCTTCCCATAAATATGATTCTTTTGTATTTTAGTATTCGTTTTTTTCGTGAATAGTGGTTAATTGCGGTTGTGCCTGCCATGAATTCATGGTACAAGTCCAAAAAAGTTTGTATACAGCCCTGTGGAGTACATATTCCATCGCTTCTACCGTAGCCAATATAGTCAGGTACAAATAAATCAGTCTGATAGCTAAGAATATGTTTGGCGTCTGGTAAGTTTCCATTATCTGGTGGGATCGGAGCTCCCGGCCCGTAGATCACAACTGTGTCATTGTTTAAGCTTTGCTCACTTACATTGCTATATAAAATTCCTGCTATTTTTTTGATACGTAACAATTCAAAATTATACATTGCTGTTTATATTAGACAATAATATCGATTCGAGGATAGTGTACACCATGTGTGAATAAATTCCCAAGTCTTAACAATAATTCACCTCGCTCAAAATATAGGTTGAGTCTATTTTTTCTACTTTCATGTCCATCAAATAGCCAATACTGCCTAATCAGCCATTCTGTCGCATCTTGTCCGTATGATTTGATCATGCTGGATACAATTTGTTTTGGATTTTTTCTAAGTGATCCTGTTTCTGGATTGATAACCGATTCATCAAATATTATTCCGTCACTGATAAGTTTTGCAACCAAATCATGCACTTTGGCAGCACTAAGTCGAATTTCCTCATCTGGTTGCATTGCTGGAACAAAGCGCGGAAACTCGATGGGCATATTACTATATCTAGATAATGACCAAGGGATCCCTTTTTCTGTAAATATACCCGCAGCCTGTCGGTAGGCGTCTTCATTCCTCATGAGCACATCAATATCCTCGGAAGTAGGATTCTTTGTGAGCACGCCAGCATCAGCAAAAGTAAGATTTACAGAGGGAATAACTCCAGACTGGGCTTTATTCAAATATTTCTGAACTGCCAGAACAGTTTCCACCATAGCTGTCCATTTGCCACCAACTCGACTTGCCTCAATTGGATTACCAACACAGCTAGGGTCGATCAATGCGGAATCATAGCCTTGGACATATAATGGACAGAGGGTTACATTCATAGGTAGTTGATCTCCTAATACGTATACTTTTTCTAAATGCGATCCTGGCGTTCTTAGATTTAGACCACGTTCCCGTAGACAATCCACTACCCCATCCGTGGAGATGCCACGATCCGAAAGTGTATGCTCTATATGTGCAACTGACTCGTTCATTTTTATCCTATAATAATTAATGCTCATATTATATTGGGAAAAATGAAGATATCAATTTTTTAACTGATTTACACAAAATACTAATTATATGTTAATATATTAACATGATAACCGTACCCGATATTGTTCGCAAAATAATTAGTCGAACTCCTTATTTAGAGGAAGCATTATCTAGAGACATTATTAATCTGTCTGGATTAGCACGAGATATCCGTCCCGAAGTAGAGAAACTAACTATGAAAAAGGTTGAACTAGGATCTGTAATTATGGCTTTAAAGAGACTTCAACCTAAGCTTAGAACAAGCTTAGAACTTGAAATGATTTTTAAAACACCTCCAGAGCTAATTTTACGCTCCAATCTGTTAGAAATTACAATAGCAAATTCATCATTACTTGCAGAAAAGCAGAAACATCTTCTACTTTATGCGAGCAAACGTCATGCTCAATTTATTACTATTACTCATGGTATTTTTGAAACAACAATTATTGCTAGTCGGCAGACATTAGACATGATCTATAAACTATATAAAGACGAAAAAATTATATCTGAGATAGCAGATTTATCATCAATTACTGTAAAGTTCCCCGTAGATATAATCAATACTTCAGGGGTGTACTACACTATTCTCAAGATACTCGCTTGGGAAAATATTGATATTACTGAGGTTGTTTCAACTTACTCAGAAATTACAATTATCCTTAAAAAGGATTATGTTGAACGAGCATTTGGGTTAATCAAAGGACTCTTTGACTAATAATTCTTCACTTGTAACATTGTTTTGAGTATCTGATGAAGCAAATCCGTGGCATCCAGCAGGTCCTGCTCCAATGATTACTACATCTAAATTATCTTTGTGCATATTCCTATTTTACACCATACGCCAGATAGCTTATTCTGTAAATTATCTTATTTGACAAACTATAGATAATAGTTAAACTGTATCTAAGATATAAACAAATAATTTATATCTGGAAGGAGGTGAAGTTACAATGAATGAAACTTTGAAATTTGGTATTGAACCAGAGCTGTTGGCTGAAGTAGATTTGTTTAGAGCTATTTGTAATGATGAGAATAATCATATACCTACGCCACAAGAACTAGGGGCTGTAACAGCTTTTTCTGATGCTTTATTTTCATATGATAACGAAGCCCTGGATATTGTGGCCCAGTTTTTTGAACCAGGTGAAGATGGGTTAACAACGATAAGCGAGGCAGCAATGCAATTGCACGATTATGTTTGTCAAACGTCCAGTGTTTGACACTAATTTATTTTAAATATTTTAAAACCCGGTTTTAAAACTAATTGTCTGTGGTATTTGATTCAGTAAGTCGGTTGCATTAAAGTTATTTCCTACAGTTTCTGCCAATAATTCTCCTGCCTTTTTATTTAAGTAAGAACCAGCGGTTGTAGCTAAGAAAGGATCGTTTTTACACGCCAAGGCGGCTACTAATCCTGCAAGAACGTCCCCGGTTCCGCCTTTGGTCATCCCAGGGTTGCCTCCAGAGATAGTTACGCATTTATCTGGAGAACAGACAATATCTACTTGTCCCTTTAGTAAGATAATGCAACTATGCTGTTTGGCCATATCTTGAACTTTTTTATTATTACCAAAGAGCATTTCAAATTCCCTGACGTGAGGAGTTAAGATTGCCCCGACTGAGATCTGGGATTTGTCTATTGTCTGCAAGGCTCCACCATCCAAGACCAGTTGAGATTTGGTAGATAGTATTGATTCGGTAAGTTTTTTTGTGTCATCGTCACCAGATTGCTCCCCTTCTTTGCGAGGCAGGCCGGGGCCAATAAGAATGCAGTCTGCTTCATTTATATAGGAATTAATATCTGATCTGGGAATAACTATGCCGTTTTGAAACTTGGTTTTGAGTGATTTTACAATCTCATTATTTTCGGGAGTTGAAGCAATATACACCATGTCTACAAGGCGACTTGCAATCTGGGCACTCCAGATTAAGGGAGCATGAAATAGGGCTGAACCCGCTATAATGAGTAACTTCCCATTCTGCCCCTTATGAGAGTCAGCTTCTGGCTGATAAAGCTGTTTAAGTATCTCCGGATTAAATTCCTGCATAGTGAGTATTTTAAAGAGAATATATCCAGAAAGCAATCTTATTGGGGAACCTATTGTCAGCATAGTATGGATACGATTTAAGAGCTGGGTATTTATTTTTAAGATAAGAAATTACATAACTATCTGGTTGATCCGAATAAACTGGAACTACTACTTCATCTCCTGTGTTTAGAGCAAGATACTCGACGTTATAGTCTGCAACAATCGGATAGTCTGCATGAATAGCGTCATATAGTGTTTTCTGTTCAAGATATTCTGCTCTAATTCCTGGCTTTATTCCCATATTTTCTGTGTCTTTGAGTAAGTAGTTAAGCGTGAACCTTTCAAACTCAGATACATGAGCTATTTTCTGATGTGAAGAATCGCTAAGAATAAGATAATTGGCTACATATCTAAGATCAGACCTAATGGCTTTCGCATATTCTTCCTTTATCAACGAGGCTCTAACTAGACTATGGCTATATATAAATAAGGATGCTAATAGAGCTACAATTAGAAATAAATTAGCGTAATTAGTTATTGATTGGTTTAACTTCTTAATTAGTGAGAATAGATAATTAATACCAACTGCCGTTATGCCAAATACAGTTAATAGTTGTCCAGATAGTCGCATATTGTGTGGCATTGATTGCCCTCCTTCAAAGGTAAAAACGGCAGGAATGAGGAAGATTGCCAAATTCAGCAATACTAATGTATTAAATATTTTTTGGCTGCGAGTAGCAAAAGAAATGTTTTTTGCTATTAAGCCCAATCCGGCAATAAACCCAAGAGAAACAATTGGTTGTATAAGTGGAGCTTGTCCGTAATTCACACGCCAGTTTTGGTCACCAACAAAAAAGTAGCCAGTAATAACTTTACCCGCTTGTTTAGCTGCAAGAATAAATCCTTCCATAATAGTCTTATGTGTAAAGACAGAGACCTCGCTAACGCGTGATGCTAGTGGTTCTGGGAAGGCAATAAACATTAAGATCGTAGGTATAAGTGTAATGAGTCCAGCTAGAATCATGATACTAAGATGCTTAATTCTGATGCTTGCTCTCTGCTTACTAAATAACCACCAAGCCATAAGTATAAAGGGCATAAAGATTGCGATGGCACGGTATGCTGGGTAGGTATAAAAACCTAGCCCTAGAAGTACACCAATGACTGCCGCTTTTAAAACTGTTTTATTACTCCAATAAGACTGGAATAATAGATAGATTAAACCCAGAATAAATGGAACTAGTATCGAACGAAAACCTGACCTGGATAAAGCAATATGCCATGGTGAAGTAGCTAAGATTATTCCTGCAATTATACCGGTTGTTTTATCCTTAAGTTTAGTAATTATCCAGATAAACAACGTTACAGTTGCTGAACCTATTAATGCTGATAGTCCGTAAACTTGCCATACTCCAGATCCAAAGACAGCAAAGAAACCCTTAAGTAATACTATATATAAACCCTCATTGTGTTCACCAAATCTAAAATAGAAAGGCTGAATAGGAGAATATAAAGCCTCTAATCCATTTATGGCAACATCTGGATATAAGCTGTCTATCTGACTGATCTGAGTAAAACGCAGATAAAATCCGACTATACTAATTATGCCAGCTAAAGTTAAAAATAGTTTATTTTTCATCGCTGTTCTCTCATTAAGATAATGTTATCTATAAATATGCGACTATCTGCAGCCCCAGCGTCTTGCTCAATTAGTATTTTATTAATACTATCGCTATTAATATTTAAAAGTGATAGTGGTATATTCACAATAGCCCAGCCCTTTTCTCCTCCGATTAAAAAGTCATTTACCATAACTTTATTGCTCTGTTTGTTTTGATCGTCAGATACAGATAGGCTTATAACCTGTTCCACATCTTCTCTATACAGATAGAACTGAATATTTGTGTATGATTGAGTAGAGACTAACTCTGGGAATACAAAGACGGCGCCTGCTTGTGATTTCTTGAATTTAATTAATATTGATTTAAAACCTTCAACTGACATCTCGAGGCTCTTGATATCAGTGTCAGTTTCCCATCCTTCTTGGACAACATTTACCTTGAATTCATCGTCATAAAGTATATATTGAGAAGGTAAAGCGCTGAGATTTGTTTGAGCTTGCTCATTAATCTCTCTGTAAACTTCAGCCACATTATCACCTTGAAGAGCTGCGTAAACTAATTTACCGTAATCAGATGGAATATATTTAACGTGGTCTTCAAGTAAACATGGACAACCTATGTCATGAAAACTCCACGCTGCCCAGCCAATATCTAGCTGCTTGGCATAGCGGATTAGCGATGTAACATCTTTTTGACTCATACGTGGATACGCGTCTGCGCCAAATTCTCCAATAAAAACAGGCAAATCTTGAGCTATTAATCCAAATATTTCTTCAAACTCTTCTACACTATTGTAGACATTTGCTCTATAAACTATATTGTCAAAAGGCATAGGATTGGCTAGGTATGGATTAATTTTGCGACCCCAATCTTCACCCGTAACAAAGATTAATGAGCGAGGATGAACTTGACGTACTTGAGCTATTAATGCACTATAGGCATTAAATATTTCCTCATGGGTAACATCATGCGGCTCAAGCATTAAGTCGTATAAAACAGTTGGGTCGTCTCTGTATTTATCAGCAATATCCAGCCACATTTTATATGTCCCTTCATCGGGTAGTTGATTGAATGTTGTGACATATGGATGAATGAGTACATATGCACCTTGTTGTCTCGCTGGGCGTATAACCTGTTTCTCTAGAGCATCTAGTGTTCCTGCAGGATCACGCAGATAATCCTCTTGAATGATGCGAGTACGTATAATGTTAGCTCCCCAACTATTTATAACATATCTCGTAGCCTTTGGATTCCACTTTTGTGTATCCCCTC
The window above is part of the Candidatus Roizmanbacteria bacterium CG_4_9_14_0_2_um_filter_38_17 genome. Proteins encoded here:
- a CDS encoding aspartate kinase, translated to MITVPDIVRKIISRTPYLEEALSRDIINLSGLARDIRPEVEKLTMKKVELGSVIMALKRLQPKLRTSLELEMIFKTPPELILRSNLLEITIANSSLLAEKQKHLLLYASKRHAQFITITHGIFETTIIASRQTLDMIYKLYKDEKIISEIADLSSITVKFPVDIINTSGVYYTILKILAWENIDITEVVSTYSEITIILKKDYVERAFGLIKGLFD
- a CDS encoding NAD(P)H-hydrate dehydratase; protein product: MLTIGSPIRLLSGYILFKILTMQEFNPEILKQLYQPEADSHKGQNGKLLIIAGSALFHAPLIWSAQIASRLVDMVYIASTPENNEIVKSLKTKFQNGIVIPRSDINSYINEADCILIGPGLPRKEGEQSGDDDTKKLTESILSTKSQLVLDGGALQTIDKSQISVGAILTPHVREFEMLFGNNKKVQDMAKQHSCIILLKGQVDIVCSPDKCVTISGGNPGMTKGGTGDVLAGLVAALACKNDPFLATTAGSYLNKKAGELLAETVGNNFNATDLLNQIPQTISFKTGF